A portion of the Trichoplusia ni isolate ovarian cell line Hi5 chromosome 12, tn1, whole genome shotgun sequence genome contains these proteins:
- the LOC113499457 gene encoding uncharacterized protein LOC113499457: MHSTFTLTSFNCKNVKRSVDNIREMCRFSDIIALQETWLLPDEIQYLSTIDRKFSSTGTSAVDTAAGLLRGRPYGGVALLWRSDVFQNVSVIQCNNPRVCAIKIVTNDRPIVVISVYMPTDSPDNLSDFTDCLGTLGPSGEMLNAEKPEGKVAYVLGPRTWRNVIRHMSRGKSPGHDGLSIEHLQYGGAHISRVLSLFCNLCMSHSYLPPDLIKTIVIPVVKNKSGTCRIWATIGRYPWPPL; this comes from the exons ATGCATAGCACCTTTACGTTAACtagttttaactgtaaaaacGTTAAACGTTCCGTCGATAACATACGAGAAATGTGCCGTTTTTCTGATATCATTGCGCTTCAGGAGACGTGGCTGTTACCGGATGAGATCCAGTACCTGAGCACTATTGACAGAAAATTTAGTTCAACTGGTACTTCTGCCGTTGACACAGCAGCTGGCTTGCTGCGTGGCCGCCCGTACGGAGGTGTTGCGCTGTTATGGCGCAGTGACGTGTTTCAAAACGTATCTGTTATACAGTGTAATAATCCGCGCGTGTGTGCCATTAAAATCGTTACAAACGACAGACCTATTGTGGTAATTAGTGTCTACATGCCCACAGACTCGCCGGATAACCTGTCGGACTTTACGGACTGTCTGGGTACG TTGGGACCATCGGGGGAGATGCTCAATGCTGAGAAACCTGAAGGAAAGGTGGCTTACGTTTTAGGGCCAAGGACGTGGAGGAACGTGATCAGACACATGTCGCGAGGTAAGTCCCCTGGCCATGATGGTCTGAGCATTGAGCACCTTCAGTACGGTGGTGCTCATATTTCGCGAGTGTTATCACTATTCTGTAACCTATGTATGAGTCATAGTTATTTACCacccgatttaataaaaaccatagtgataccagttgttaaaaataaatctgggaCATGTCGGATCTGGGCAACTATAGGCCGATATCCTTGGCCACCATTATAG